A window of Castanea sativa cultivar Marrone di Chiusa Pesio chromosome 1, ASM4071231v1 contains these coding sequences:
- the LOC142630978 gene encoding uncharacterized protein LOC142630978, which yields MNLQCWHCQGIGNLPTEQKLGDMIQVQDPSIVFLAETWLDKARLEDVRDRLNFGGMFEVGHETRGGGIVIFWKKGVDFSLDTFSPNHIDGIVNKGTDKEWRFTGFYGESETTNHHLSWSYLRRLKNRNAIPWLCSGDFNEITRSHEKLGGRNRPARQMEDFRDVLDECGFRDLGFVGGKFTWCNGHPDGFTI from the coding sequence ATGAATCTCCAATGCTGGCACTGTCAGGGGATTGGGAACCTACCGACAGAACAAAAGCTTGGTGATATGATCCAGGTACAAGATCCCTCAATTGTGTTCCTAGCCGAAACATGGCTGGATAAAGCAAGGCTAGAAGATGTTCGGGATAGATTAAATTTTGGTGGTATGTTTGAAGTTGGTCATGAAACGAGAGGTGGGGGGATTGTCATTTTTTGGAAGAAGGGAGTTGATTTTTCTTTAGACACTTTCTCTCCAAATCACATAGATGGCATTGTGAATAAGGGCACGGATAAGGAATGGAGATTCACGGGTTTCTATGGAGAGTCAGAGACAACAAACCATCACTTGTCATGGTCCTATCTACGACGTCTGAAAAATAGAAATGCTATTCCTTGGCTTTGTTCAGGAGATTTCAACGAGATTACAAGAAGCCATGAGAAACTTGGGGGCCGAAATAGACCAGCAAGGCAAATGGAAGATTTTAGAGATGTTTTGGATGAATGTGGATTTCGTGACCTTGGTTTTGTGGGGGGGAAATTTACATGGTGTAATGGGCATCCAGATGGCTTTACAATTTAG
- the LOC142619904 gene encoding uncharacterized protein LOC142619904 isoform X1: MGTPTAPATTAVGQTEINWDKLNKTKFYVVGAGLFTGVTVALYPVSVVKTRLQVASKDIAERNAFSVIKGILRTDGIPGLYRGFGTVITGAVPARIIFLTALETTKVAAFRMVEPFKLSEPTEAAIANGIAGMIASLFSQSVFVPIDVVSQKLMVQGYSGHAKYNGGLDVARKILKSDGIRGFYRGFGLSVMTYSPSSAVWWASYGSSQRVIWSLLGQRTDVEEAAPSHSKIVLVQATGGIIAGATASCITTPLDTIKTRLQVMGHEKRNTARQVVKGLIMDEGWKGLYRGLGPRFFSMSAWGTSMILAYEYLNALDNTVKQCNFYDAFDKSGYLIGELAAKLLWGVDWGISLHSTLWNGILYAL, encoded by the exons ATGGGTACACCCACCGCTCCAGCCACCACCGCCGTCGGTCAAACCGAGATTAATTGGGACAA GCTTAACAAAACTAAGTTTTATGTTGTTGGAGCTGGCCTCTTTACGGGAGTAACTGTGGCACTGTACCCAGTCTCTGTTGTAAAAACTAGGCTGCAGGTTGCATCAAAGGATATTGCCGAGAGAAATGCATTTTCTGTTATCAAAGGCATTCTAAGAACAGATGGGATTCCTGGTTTATACAGAGGGTTTGGTACAGTAATAACTGGCGCAGTCCCAGCTAGGATAATTTTTCTTACTGCTTTAGAGACCACAAAAGTGGCTGCATTTAGAATGGTTGAGCCATTTAAGTTATCTGAGCCTACAGAGGCAGCCATAGCAAATGGAATTGCTGGAATGATAGCATCACTTTTTTCACAGAGTGTATTTGTTCCAATTGATGTG GTAAGCCAAAAGTTGATGGTGCAAGGATACTCGGGCCATGCAAAGTACAATGGTGGTTTGGATGTTGCTCGTAAGATTTTAAAATCTGATGGCATTCGGGGATTTTATAGAGGTTTTGGTCTATCTGTCATGACTTATTCCCCATCTAGTGCTGTATGGTGGGCAAGTTATGGTTCAAGCCAACGCGTCATTTGGAG TCTCTTAGGCCAACGCACTGATGTTGAGGAAGCTGCTCCTAGCCATTCAAAAATAGTGTTAGTTCAAGCAACTGGAGGAATTATTGCAGGAGCAACAGCATCCTGCATCACAACCCCATTGGACACCATTAAGACACGCTTACAG GTGATGGGACACGAAAAAAGGAACACTGCTAGACAAGTTGTTAAAGGCTTGATTATGGATGAAGGTTGGAAAGGTTTATACAGAGGGTTGGGTCCAAGATTTTTCAGCATGTCAGCCTGGGGAACCTCAATGATATTGGCTTATGAATATCTGA ATGCCTTGGATAACACAGTGAAACAATGTAATTTCTATGATGCATTTGACAAGTCTGGCTATTTGATAGGAGAGCTTGCAGCAAAACTTTTGTGGGGGGTTGATTGGGGGATTAGTTTACATTCCACCTTGTGGAATGGAATATTGTATGCTCTTTGA
- the LOC142619904 gene encoding uncharacterized protein LOC142619904 isoform X2: protein MGTPTAPATTAVGQTEINWDKLNKTKFYVVGAGLFTGVTVALYPVSVVKTRLQVASKDIAERNAFSVIKGILRTDGIPGLYRGFGTVITGAVPARIIFLTALETTKVAAFRMVEPFKLSEPTEAAIANGIAGMIASLFSQSVFVPIDVVSQKLMVQGYSGHAKYNGGLDVARKILKSDGIRGFYRGFGLSVMTYSPSSAVWWASYGSSQRVIWSLLGQRTDVEEAAPSHSKIVLVQATGGIIAGATASCITTPLDTIKTRLQVMGHEKRNTARQVVKGLIMDEGWKGLYRGLGPRFFSMSAWGTSMILAYEYLKRLCAKDELV, encoded by the exons ATGGGTACACCCACCGCTCCAGCCACCACCGCCGTCGGTCAAACCGAGATTAATTGGGACAA GCTTAACAAAACTAAGTTTTATGTTGTTGGAGCTGGCCTCTTTACGGGAGTAACTGTGGCACTGTACCCAGTCTCTGTTGTAAAAACTAGGCTGCAGGTTGCATCAAAGGATATTGCCGAGAGAAATGCATTTTCTGTTATCAAAGGCATTCTAAGAACAGATGGGATTCCTGGTTTATACAGAGGGTTTGGTACAGTAATAACTGGCGCAGTCCCAGCTAGGATAATTTTTCTTACTGCTTTAGAGACCACAAAAGTGGCTGCATTTAGAATGGTTGAGCCATTTAAGTTATCTGAGCCTACAGAGGCAGCCATAGCAAATGGAATTGCTGGAATGATAGCATCACTTTTTTCACAGAGTGTATTTGTTCCAATTGATGTG GTAAGCCAAAAGTTGATGGTGCAAGGATACTCGGGCCATGCAAAGTACAATGGTGGTTTGGATGTTGCTCGTAAGATTTTAAAATCTGATGGCATTCGGGGATTTTATAGAGGTTTTGGTCTATCTGTCATGACTTATTCCCCATCTAGTGCTGTATGGTGGGCAAGTTATGGTTCAAGCCAACGCGTCATTTGGAG TCTCTTAGGCCAACGCACTGATGTTGAGGAAGCTGCTCCTAGCCATTCAAAAATAGTGTTAGTTCAAGCAACTGGAGGAATTATTGCAGGAGCAACAGCATCCTGCATCACAACCCCATTGGACACCATTAAGACACGCTTACAG GTGATGGGACACGAAAAAAGGAACACTGCTAGACAAGTTGTTAAAGGCTTGATTATGGATGAAGGTTGGAAAGGTTTATACAGAGGGTTGGGTCCAAGATTTTTCAGCATGTCAGCCTGGGGAACCTCAATGATATTGGCTTATGAATATCTGA AGCGTTTGTGTGCGAAAGATGAATTGGTGTGA
- the LOC142619904 gene encoding uncharacterized protein LOC142619904 isoform X3, protein MGTPTAPATTAVGQTEINWDKLNKTKFYVVGAGLFTGVTVALYPVSVVKTRLQVASKDIAERNAFSVIKGILRTDGIPGLYRGFGTVITGAVPARIIFLTALETTKVAAFRMVEPFKLSEPTEAAIANGIAGMIASLFSQSVFVPIDVVSQKLMVQGYSGHAKYNGGLDVARKILKSDGIRGFYRGFGLSVMTYSPSSAVWWASYGSSQRVIWSLLGQRTDVEEAAPSHSKIVLVQATGGIIAGATASCITTPLDTIKTRLQVMGHEKRNTARQVVKGLIMDEGWKGLYRGLGPRFFSMSAWGTSMILAYEYLSWAKV, encoded by the exons ATGGGTACACCCACCGCTCCAGCCACCACCGCCGTCGGTCAAACCGAGATTAATTGGGACAA GCTTAACAAAACTAAGTTTTATGTTGTTGGAGCTGGCCTCTTTACGGGAGTAACTGTGGCACTGTACCCAGTCTCTGTTGTAAAAACTAGGCTGCAGGTTGCATCAAAGGATATTGCCGAGAGAAATGCATTTTCTGTTATCAAAGGCATTCTAAGAACAGATGGGATTCCTGGTTTATACAGAGGGTTTGGTACAGTAATAACTGGCGCAGTCCCAGCTAGGATAATTTTTCTTACTGCTTTAGAGACCACAAAAGTGGCTGCATTTAGAATGGTTGAGCCATTTAAGTTATCTGAGCCTACAGAGGCAGCCATAGCAAATGGAATTGCTGGAATGATAGCATCACTTTTTTCACAGAGTGTATTTGTTCCAATTGATGTG GTAAGCCAAAAGTTGATGGTGCAAGGATACTCGGGCCATGCAAAGTACAATGGTGGTTTGGATGTTGCTCGTAAGATTTTAAAATCTGATGGCATTCGGGGATTTTATAGAGGTTTTGGTCTATCTGTCATGACTTATTCCCCATCTAGTGCTGTATGGTGGGCAAGTTATGGTTCAAGCCAACGCGTCATTTGGAG TCTCTTAGGCCAACGCACTGATGTTGAGGAAGCTGCTCCTAGCCATTCAAAAATAGTGTTAGTTCAAGCAACTGGAGGAATTATTGCAGGAGCAACAGCATCCTGCATCACAACCCCATTGGACACCATTAAGACACGCTTACAG GTGATGGGACACGAAAAAAGGAACACTGCTAGACAAGTTGTTAAAGGCTTGATTATGGATGAAGGTTGGAAAGGTTTATACAGAGGGTTGGGTCCAAGATTTTTCAGCATGTCAGCCTGGGGAACCTCAATGATATTGGCTTATGAATATCTGA GTTGGGCGAAAGTGTAA
- the LOC142619904 gene encoding uncharacterized protein LOC142619904 isoform X4, whose protein sequence is MGTPTAPATTAVGQTEINWDKLNKTKFYVVGAGLFTGVTVALYPVSVVKTRLQVASKDIAERNAFSVIKGILRTDGIPGLYRGFGTVITGAVPARIIFLTALETTKVAAFRMVEPFKLSEPTEAAIANGIAGMIASLFSQSVFVPIDVVSQKLMVQGYSGHAKYNGGLDVARKILKSDGIRGFYRGFGLSVMTYSPSSAVWWASYGSSQRVIWSLLGQRTDVEEAAPSHSKIVLVQATGGIIAGATASCITTPLDTIKTRLQVMGHEKRNTARQVVKGLIMDEGWKGLYRGLGPRFFSMSAWGTSMILAYEYLINGF, encoded by the exons ATGGGTACACCCACCGCTCCAGCCACCACCGCCGTCGGTCAAACCGAGATTAATTGGGACAA GCTTAACAAAACTAAGTTTTATGTTGTTGGAGCTGGCCTCTTTACGGGAGTAACTGTGGCACTGTACCCAGTCTCTGTTGTAAAAACTAGGCTGCAGGTTGCATCAAAGGATATTGCCGAGAGAAATGCATTTTCTGTTATCAAAGGCATTCTAAGAACAGATGGGATTCCTGGTTTATACAGAGGGTTTGGTACAGTAATAACTGGCGCAGTCCCAGCTAGGATAATTTTTCTTACTGCTTTAGAGACCACAAAAGTGGCTGCATTTAGAATGGTTGAGCCATTTAAGTTATCTGAGCCTACAGAGGCAGCCATAGCAAATGGAATTGCTGGAATGATAGCATCACTTTTTTCACAGAGTGTATTTGTTCCAATTGATGTG GTAAGCCAAAAGTTGATGGTGCAAGGATACTCGGGCCATGCAAAGTACAATGGTGGTTTGGATGTTGCTCGTAAGATTTTAAAATCTGATGGCATTCGGGGATTTTATAGAGGTTTTGGTCTATCTGTCATGACTTATTCCCCATCTAGTGCTGTATGGTGGGCAAGTTATGGTTCAAGCCAACGCGTCATTTGGAG TCTCTTAGGCCAACGCACTGATGTTGAGGAAGCTGCTCCTAGCCATTCAAAAATAGTGTTAGTTCAAGCAACTGGAGGAATTATTGCAGGAGCAACAGCATCCTGCATCACAACCCCATTGGACACCATTAAGACACGCTTACAG GTGATGGGACACGAAAAAAGGAACACTGCTAGACAAGTTGTTAAAGGCTTGATTATGGATGAAGGTTGGAAAGGTTTATACAGAGGGTTGGGTCCAAGATTTTTCAGCATGTCAGCCTGGGGAACCTCAATGATATTGGCTTATGAATATCTGA TCAATGGCTTTTAA
- the LOC142630989 gene encoding uncharacterized protein LOC142630989: MKKVKRQPNIKLKDIQEAVHKKYNLSINAGKASRARDKAKEYVDGAYTQQYNQLWEYCEELKRSSPGSTILMKVHTFNDGDLAAKMDLLCGVPYFERLYILCRDPNEEYFSLAYVVVEVETKDFWTWFINLLLADIGQNKRWVFMSDQQKYEHRICCKHLYNNFRKNHPGVLIREMFWKAAKATYKQEFVRVMDELKEIDVDAHSWLDAHSTTKWVRHMFSGAGLTDTILKNMCESFNSRILKFRSKPIISMCIKLYLMTRFQENKEKGVRLDSNICAKVMKRLHKEKLAANRWLACWVGQTQFEVKNGLQSFTVDLATEHCSCRKCDISGIPYAYAISCIFFNKQDAEQYVHPCYHVSTYKACYEPIISPINGQNMWRPSGVTLVQPPIKRRPLGRPKKKRAREPNEPTSRRAGISKQCKACDQQNQGSLSHTRCTLPVQHAQVQARCTTLGQDKLNHTESWCTSSLQQQQPKSKDLFLNRVYLHFVFTVDLAE; the protein is encoded by the exons ATGAAGAAAGTGAAAAGACAGCCTAACATCAAGCTGAAAGACATCCAAGAAGCTGTCCATAAGAAGTATAACCTAAGCATAAATGCAGGAAAGGCAAGCAGGGCTAGGGATAAGGCTAAAGAATATGTGGATGGGGCTTACACACAACAGTACAACCAGCTGTGGGAGTACTGTGAGGAATTAAAGAGGTCTAGTCCTGGTAGTACAATACTTATGAAGGTACATACCTTCAATGATGGTGATTTAGCAGCTAAGATGGACCTGCTGTGTGGGGTGCCTTATTTTGAGAGGCTATACATAT TATGCAGAGATCCTAATGAAGAGTATTTCTCACTTGCATATGTAGTGGTAGAGGTTGAAACCAAGGACTTTTGGACTTGGTTCATCAACTTGTTACTTGCAGACATAGGTCAGAATAAGAGATGGGTGTTTATGTCGGACCAGCAGAAG TATGAACACAGGATTTGTTGTAAGCACCTCTATAACAACTTCAGGAAGAACCATCCTGGTGTTCTAATCAGAGAAATGTTTTGGAAGGCAGCCAAGGCAACTTACAAACAAGAGTTTGTCAGGGTTATGGATGAGCTGAAGGAGATTGATGTTGATGCACACAGTTGGTTGGATGCTCACTCAACAACAAAATGGGTTAGACACATGTTTAGTGGAGCTGGCTTGACTGACACCATCCTCAAAAATATGTGTGAGAGCTTCAACAGTAGGATTCTTAAATTCAGATCTAAGCCCATAATTAGCATG TGTATCAAGCTATATCTGATGACTAGGTTCCAAGAGAACAAAGAGAAGGGTGTGAGGCTAGACTCAAATATTTGTGCCAAGGTGATGAAGAGGTTGCATAAGGAAAAGCTGGCAGCCAATAGGTGGTTAGCTTGCTGGGTTGGGCAGACACAGTTTGAAGTGAAAAATGGTCTGCAAAGTTTCACTGTTGACTTGGCTACAGAACACTGCAGCTGTAGGAAGTGTGATATAAGTGGCATACCCTATGCTTATGCAATCAGCtgcatatttttcaataaacaaGATGCTGAGCAGTATGTTCACCCATGTTACCATGTCTCTACATACAAGGCATGCTATGAACCAATCATATCACCAATCAATGGACAGAATATGTGGAGACCCAGTGGTGTGACCCTAGTTCAGCCTCCCATCAAAAGAAGACCACTTGGCAGacctaagaagaagagagcaAGGGAACCTAATGAGCCAACAAGTAGGAGAGCTGGCATCTCTAAGCAATGCAAGGCCTGTG ACCAGCAGAACCAGGGTAGCCTCAGCCACACTAGGTGCACCTTACCAGTCCAGCATGCCCAGGTTCAAGCCAGGTGCACCACCTTAGGCCAAGACAAGCTCAACCACACAGAATCTTGGTGCACATCATCACTCCAGCAGCAGCAACCCAAATCCAAG GATTTGTTTCTTAACAGAGTATACTTGCATTTTGTGTTCACTGTTGACTTAGCTGAGTAG